From Candidatus Binatia bacterium, one genomic window encodes:
- a CDS encoding type II toxin-antitoxin system HicB family antitoxin, producing the protein MRSKWKYEVIIYWSDEDNAYVAEVPELPGCAADGGTYKQAVANVEVIIGEWIETARELGRPIPEPKGRLLYA; encoded by the coding sequence ATGCGAAGTAAGTGGAAGTACGAAGTCATCATTTACTGGAGTGACGAAGACAACGCGTACGTTGCCGAGGTTCCCGAGCTGCCGGGCTGTGCCGCCGACGGCGGGACCTACAAGCAGGCCGTGGCGAACGTGGAGGTGATCATCGGCGAGTGGATCGAGACGGCGCGTGAACTGGGGCGCCCCATCCCGGAGCCGAAGGGTCGGCTGCTGTATGCCTAA